The following proteins are encoded in a genomic region of Corticium candelabrum chromosome 19, ooCorCand1.1, whole genome shotgun sequence:
- the LOC134194774 gene encoding TNF receptor-associated factor 3-like isoform X1, translated as MYMPDSCSSVAYVTVVPDNLHCALCRTVLDKPVQASCGDRFHQPCFKSLFKECENPICPTCEEELDKGISYRDVFADKELMELEVFCHMKPAGCDWNGEHRLLEKHIDTCSYTPVACSNLGCSAEVTKSELQQHVDIFCDFRFVNCPYCNEPMTAKELTDHISSCLKAPVICPNECEDGKTMNRENLASHMEICPKKVVTCNIVGCNFKGQQHELDAHAEASLPLHLTCLGECIKQLQLEVKDFDCKTDDKIKDQIQSLKKPAVHDSMSSDSEQKLSALEDQLRELESRQTVMQQKTIAACYESVDNIQKQFKTKVDLLDQHMRLMTEKCIKFEETISMQDVRMKQLESELSQYRLNGGTNVGLHQQFTAQDRVLASHDMKLAEHGLRLDMIDCKNTNGVLLWKITDMRRRRRDAVSGKTPSVYSQPFYTSPNGYKMCARLYLNGDGMGRGTHLSLFFVIMRGEYDSLLPWPFRQKVTLVLIDQQGGSHVSDTFRPDPTSSSFQRPRNEMNVASGCPLFVPLATLDSNGYVKDDTLFIKIAVDITNVIRPDAS; from the exons ATGTACATGCCTGACAGTTGTTCCAGCGTCGCATACGTGACCGTCGTTCCAGATAACCTACATTGTGCGCTATGTCGTACAGTGCTCGACAAGCCAGTCCAAGCATCATGCGGCGACCGCTTTCATCAGCCATGCTTCAAGTCTCTATTTAA AGAATGTGAAAATCCAATATGCCCAACTTGTGAGGAAGAACTAGACAAAGGAATA tCCTACAGAGATGTGTTTGCTGACAAGGAACTGATGGAACTGGAAGTCTTTTGTCATATGAAACCTGCTGGTTGTGACTGGAATGGTGAACACAGATTGCTAGAA aaACACATCGATACTTGCTCATACACACCAGTGGCTTGTTCCAATCTTGGTTGTTCAGCTGAAGTGACCAAATCTGAATTACAACAACATGTTGACATTTTTTGTGACTTTCGTTTTGTCAACTGTCCATACTGCAATGAGCCAATGACAGCTAAGGAGCTAACTGATCATATATCATCATGTTTGAAAGCACCTGTAATCTGTCCAAATGAATGTGAAGATGGAAAAACAATGAACCGAGAAAAT cTGGCAAGTCACATGGAAATTTGTCCAAAGAAAGTAGTGACATGCAACATTGTTGGATGCAATTTCAAA GGACAACAACATGAGCTGGATGCACATGCTGAAGCTTCACTGCCACTTCATTTGACTTGCCTTGGTGAATGCATTAAACAACTGCAACTTGAAGTGAAAGATTTCGACTGCAAAACAGACGACAAGATCAAAGACCAAATTCAGAGTCTCAAGAAGCCAGCAGTACATGACTCAATGAGCAGCGACAGTGAGCAGAAACTGTCGGCACTAGAAGATCAGTTGAGAGAGTTGGAGTCTCGTCAAACTGTTATGCAGCAGAAGACAATCGCGGCGTGTTACGAGTCAGTCGATAACATTCAGAAACAGTTCAAGACGAAAGTTGATTTATTGGATCAACACATGAGACTGATGACAGAGAAATGCATTAAATTTGAAGAAACTATTTCTATGCAGGATGTCAGGATGAAGCAACTGGAAAGCGAATTATCTCAATACAGACTCAACGGTGGAACGAATGTGGGTCTGCATCAGCAGTTTACGGCTCAAGATCGAGTGCTGGCGAGTCATGATATGAAACTAGCAGAACACGGTCTGAGGCTTGACATGATTGATTGTAAGAACACGAACGGTGTGCTGCTGTGGAAGATTACTGACATGAGACGACGAAGACGAGATGCTGTGAGTGGCAAGACACCATCCGTCTACTCACAACCATTCTACACGTCACCCAATGGATACAAGATGTGTGCTCGTCTCTATCTGAATGGAGACGGGATGGGACGTGGTACTCATTTGTCTCTTTTCTTTGTAATTATGAGAGGAGAATACGATTCTCTTCTTCCTTGGCCGTTTAGACAGAAAGTCACTCTCGTACTCATTGATCAACAAGGTGGCAGTCACGTGTCTGACACGTTCAGACCTGATCCCACGTCCTCATCATTTCAAAGACCAAGAAACGAGATGAATGTTGCATCTGGATGTCCACTATTTGTACCTCTGGCTACCTTAGACAGCAATGGATATGTTAAAGATGACACTCTATTTATAAAGATAGCAGTTGATATCACAAATGTTATACGACCAGATGCCAGCTGA
- the LOC134194774 gene encoding TNF receptor-associated factor 3-like isoform X2, with protein sequence MELEVFCHMKPAGCDWNGEHRLLEKHIDTCSYTPVACSNLGCSAEVTKSELQQHVDIFCDFRFVNCPYCNEPMTAKELTDHISSCLKAPVICPNECEDGKTMNRENLASHMEICPKKVVTCNIVGCNFKGQQHELDAHAEASLPLHLTCLGECIKQLQLEVKDFDCKTDDKIKDQIQSLKKPAVHDSMSSDSEQKLSALEDQLRELESRQTVMQQKTIAACYESVDNIQKQFKTKVDLLDQHMRLMTEKCIKFEETISMQDVRMKQLESELSQYRLNGGTNVGLHQQFTAQDRVLASHDMKLAEHGLRLDMIDCKNTNGVLLWKITDMRRRRRDAVSGKTPSVYSQPFYTSPNGYKMCARLYLNGDGMGRGTHLSLFFVIMRGEYDSLLPWPFRQKVTLVLIDQQGGSHVSDTFRPDPTSSSFQRPRNEMNVASGCPLFVPLATLDSNGYVKDDTLFIKIAVDITNVIRPDAS encoded by the exons ATGGAACTGGAAGTCTTTTGTCATATGAAACCTGCTGGTTGTGACTGGAATGGTGAACACAGATTGCTAGAA aaACACATCGATACTTGCTCATACACACCAGTGGCTTGTTCCAATCTTGGTTGTTCAGCTGAAGTGACCAAATCTGAATTACAACAACATGTTGACATTTTTTGTGACTTTCGTTTTGTCAACTGTCCATACTGCAATGAGCCAATGACAGCTAAGGAGCTAACTGATCATATATCATCATGTTTGAAAGCACCTGTAATCTGTCCAAATGAATGTGAAGATGGAAAAACAATGAACCGAGAAAAT cTGGCAAGTCACATGGAAATTTGTCCAAAGAAAGTAGTGACATGCAACATTGTTGGATGCAATTTCAAA GGACAACAACATGAGCTGGATGCACATGCTGAAGCTTCACTGCCACTTCATTTGACTTGCCTTGGTGAATGCATTAAACAACTGCAACTTGAAGTGAAAGATTTCGACTGCAAAACAGACGACAAGATCAAAGACCAAATTCAGAGTCTCAAGAAGCCAGCAGTACATGACTCAATGAGCAGCGACAGTGAGCAGAAACTGTCGGCACTAGAAGATCAGTTGAGAGAGTTGGAGTCTCGTCAAACTGTTATGCAGCAGAAGACAATCGCGGCGTGTTACGAGTCAGTCGATAACATTCAGAAACAGTTCAAGACGAAAGTTGATTTATTGGATCAACACATGAGACTGATGACAGAGAAATGCATTAAATTTGAAGAAACTATTTCTATGCAGGATGTCAGGATGAAGCAACTGGAAAGCGAATTATCTCAATACAGACTCAACGGTGGAACGAATGTGGGTCTGCATCAGCAGTTTACGGCTCAAGATCGAGTGCTGGCGAGTCATGATATGAAACTAGCAGAACACGGTCTGAGGCTTGACATGATTGATTGTAAGAACACGAACGGTGTGCTGCTGTGGAAGATTACTGACATGAGACGACGAAGACGAGATGCTGTGAGTGGCAAGACACCATCCGTCTACTCACAACCATTCTACACGTCACCCAATGGATACAAGATGTGTGCTCGTCTCTATCTGAATGGAGACGGGATGGGACGTGGTACTCATTTGTCTCTTTTCTTTGTAATTATGAGAGGAGAATACGATTCTCTTCTTCCTTGGCCGTTTAGACAGAAAGTCACTCTCGTACTCATTGATCAACAAGGTGGCAGTCACGTGTCTGACACGTTCAGACCTGATCCCACGTCCTCATCATTTCAAAGACCAAGAAACGAGATGAATGTTGCATCTGGATGTCCACTATTTGTACCTCTGGCTACCTTAGACAGCAATGGATATGTTAAAGATGACACTCTATTTATAAAGATAGCAGTTGATATCACAAATGTTATACGACCAGATGCCAGCTGA
- the LOC134194677 gene encoding TNF receptor-associated factor 6-A-like, with the protein MDDPVEFLDPLPKDLECPICLLHLKEPLLTSCGHRYCKSCVDKITRNKKFTCPLDNKLCSRARETFPDRDFERKVSCLKVKCGRFREGCEWFGQLNQLKTHMSAGSCELELVQCPYAEAGCTHKLKKKELREHKRAHTNEHMDLLLQKVSDLTIENEHLKRQLHATTGQVCTFFWRIKNWPDVLQDAKNHKCEIIYSESFYTGYPGYKLCLKFKPNNTKVGRENHAFYVGVFLQVMKGEYDDLLEWPFPLKYELFIVDQQPNSAAASMTRMFDTTKWHTDTVAVREALRKPTAEYNDKGLGCPQFTTHHSLQTRKYIRTEDKSLLIKVEVCTT; encoded by the exons ATGGATGATCCTGTTGAGTTTCTGGATCCTTTGCCAAAGGATCTCGAGTGTCCTATATGTTTGCTTCATCTTAAAGAACCACTTCTTACGTCATGCGGCCATCGATATTGCAAATCTTGTGTTGACAAGATAACAAG AAACAAGAAATTCACCTGTCCTCTTGACAACAAGTTATGTTCAAGGGCTAGAGAG ACATTTCCTGACCGGGACTTTGAACGCAAAGTATCATGTCTCAAAGTGAAATGTGGTCGATTTAGAGAAGGATGTGAATGGTTTGGACAACTCAACCAACTCAAG ACTCACATGTCAGCTGGAAGTTGTGAATTAGAGTTAGTGCAATGTCCATATGCTGAAGCAGGCTGCACTCACAAG TTGAAGAAAAAGGAATTACGAGAACACAAACGAGCACACACCAATGAACACATGGATCTTCTTCTTCAGAAAGTGTCTGATTTGACGATAGAGAACGAGCATCTTAAACGTCAGTTGCATGCCACTACAGGACAAGTTTGCACTTTTTTCTGGAGAATCAAGAACTGGCCAGATGTTCTACAAGATGCAAAGAATCATAAATGTGAAATCATCTACAGTGAAAGTTTCTACACAGGATATCCAGGATACAAACTGTGTCTTAAGTTTAAGCCAAACAACACCAAAGTAGGCAGAGAAAATCATGCGTTTTATGTTGGCGTTTTCTTGCAAGTGATGAAGGGAGAATATGATGATCTATTAGAATGGCCATTTCCACTAAAGTACGAACTGTTCATAGTCGATCAACAGCCAAATTCAGCAGCTGCCAGCATGACAAGAATGTTTGACACAACTAAGTGGCATACTGATACTGTTGCTGTTAGAGAGGCACTAAGAAAGCCAACTGCTGAATATAACGACAAGGGTTTGGGTTGTCCACAGTTTACCACACATCATTCCCTTCAGACCAGAAAGTATATTCGCACTGAAGACAAATCCCTTCTCATCAAAGTTGAAGTTTGTACAACTTAG